A genomic window from Rhizobium sp. 007 includes:
- the cheR gene encoding protein-glutamate O-methyltransferase CheR — protein sequence MNALSAKDLRQGNPDEVLASGEYPLTRRDLMEIAAMIYSDAGIFLNETKASLVYSRLSKHIRNLGLSGFREYCSLVSSPAGAAPRREMLSHLTTNFTRFFRENHHFEHLRDHVLPELLNRAKAGGRVRIWSAASSDGQEPYSIALTVLSMMPNVADYDFKILATDIDPKILNLARAGCYDETALETVSPAVRKQWFTEVNVDGRRKFQVDDRVKRLITYNELNLMAQWPFKGKFDVIFCRNVVIYFDEPTQMKIWSRFAELLPEGGHLYIGHSERVSGEAKHVFDNIGVTTYRHTTKALGRKG from the coding sequence ATGAATGCGTTGAGTGCAAAAGATCTCAGGCAGGGGAACCCGGACGAGGTCCTGGCGAGCGGCGAATATCCGCTGACGCGCCGTGACCTCATGGAAATCGCCGCGATGATCTACTCGGATGCAGGGATTTTCCTGAACGAGACCAAGGCTTCGCTGGTCTATTCGCGTCTTTCCAAGCATATCCGCAATCTCGGCCTGTCAGGTTTCCGCGAATACTGCTCGCTGGTTTCTTCGCCTGCGGGCGCCGCGCCGCGCCGCGAAATGCTTTCGCACCTGACCACCAACTTCACGCGCTTTTTCCGCGAGAACCATCACTTCGAGCACCTGCGCGACCACGTGCTGCCGGAGCTTCTCAATCGTGCCAAGGCGGGCGGGCGTGTCCGTATCTGGTCGGCCGCATCTTCCGACGGGCAGGAGCCATATTCGATTGCGCTGACCGTGCTTTCGATGATGCCCAACGTCGCGGACTACGATTTCAAGATCCTTGCGACCGATATCGACCCAAAGATACTCAATCTCGCTCGCGCCGGATGCTACGACGAGACGGCTCTCGAAACCGTATCGCCGGCCGTGCGCAAGCAGTGGTTCACGGAAGTCAACGTGGATGGGCGCCGCAAATTCCAGGTCGATGACCGTGTCAAGCGCCTGATCACCTACAACGAGCTGAACCTGATGGCGCAGTGGCCCTTCAAGGGCAAGTTCGACGTCATCTTCTGCCGAAACGTCGTGATCTATTTCGACGAACCGACGCAGATGAAGATCTGGTCGCGCTTTGCCGAACTGCTGCCGGAAGGCGGACATCTTTACATCGGCCACTCCGAGCGCGTTTCCGGCGAAGCAAAGCACGTCTTCGACAATATCGGCGTTACCACCTATCGCCACACCACAAAAGCATTGGGGAGAAAGGGATGA
- a CDS encoding chemotaxis protein CheA, producing the protein MDMNEIKEIFFQECEEQLAELESGLMKMNDGDRDPETVNAVFRAVHSIKGGAGAFGLDDLVAFAHVFETTLDCVRSNRLEPTQDVLKVMLKSADVLADLTNAARDGGSVDESRSRGLVKELEALANGELPSPSTAVEAPTPKPVPKAALAPTPVAEAPKAADDSGFQPIPFSFDDFGAEEEAGSGLPVYEITFKPRSDLYSKGNDATLLLRDLSRLGEMSSYCNMDDLPGLDDLDAEAAYFSWNITLKTDKGDDAIHAVFEFAEWDCDLAVKAVEAATSVSSNDELPMIPVPFDLSILDEGAAEAPAEPKSDAAAAAVAAAETASNVTQMAAAAARVEKKESAASAAASAAAAAQNNAAAGQTIRVDLDRVDRLINLVGELVINQAMLSQSVIENDTTGTSSINMGLEELQQLTREIQDSVMAIRAQPVKPVFQRMSRIVREIADMTGKTIRLITEGENTEVDKTVIDKLAEPLTHMIRNAVDHGIETPEKRAAAGKNTEGTVRLTAKHRSGRILIELVDDGAGINREKVRQKAIDNDLIPADANLSDEEIDNLIFLPGFSTADKISDISGRGVGMDVVKRSIQALGGRINITSRPGHGSVFTMSLPLTLAVLDGMVVTVAGQTLVVPLTAIVETLQPEAAAIHSFGANHRLISIRNSFCPLVDVGRILNFRATQANPVEGVALLVESEGGGQRALMVDAIQGQRQVVIKSLEANYTHVPGIAAATILGDGRVALILDVDAVVGASRGQALKPEMSLAAAG; encoded by the coding sequence ATGGATATGAACGAAATCAAAGAGATCTTTTTCCAGGAATGCGAGGAACAGCTCGCCGAACTGGAATCCGGTCTCATGAAAATGAATGATGGCGATCGCGATCCGGAAACCGTCAATGCGGTGTTCCGTGCCGTCCATTCGATCAAGGGCGGTGCCGGCGCCTTCGGTCTGGACGATCTCGTCGCCTTCGCCCATGTGTTCGAGACCACACTTGATTGCGTTCGTTCCAACAGGCTTGAGCCGACACAGGATGTCCTGAAGGTCATGCTGAAATCGGCCGACGTGCTTGCGGACCTCACCAATGCCGCCCGCGACGGCGGCAGCGTCGACGAGAGCCGCAGCCGCGGTCTGGTGAAGGAACTGGAAGCGCTGGCGAACGGAGAGCTGCCGTCTCCTTCCACAGCCGTTGAAGCGCCGACACCGAAACCTGTGCCAAAGGCGGCGCTTGCGCCTACCCCCGTGGCGGAGGCCCCGAAGGCGGCCGATGACAGCGGTTTCCAGCCGATCCCCTTCTCCTTCGACGATTTCGGCGCCGAGGAAGAGGCCGGCTCCGGTCTTCCGGTCTATGAAATCACCTTCAAGCCGCGCTCCGACCTCTATTCGAAGGGCAACGACGCCACGCTGCTGCTACGCGACCTCTCCCGCCTCGGCGAGATGAGTAGCTACTGCAACATGGACGATCTGCCGGGCCTCGACGATCTCGATGCCGAAGCCGCCTATTTCAGCTGGAATATCACGCTGAAGACGGACAAGGGCGACGATGCCATCCACGCCGTGTTCGAATTCGCTGAATGGGATTGTGACCTGGCCGTCAAGGCAGTCGAAGCCGCAACCTCTGTATCGTCCAACGACGAACTGCCGATGATCCCCGTTCCCTTCGACCTTTCGATCCTGGATGAGGGTGCCGCCGAGGCACCGGCGGAGCCGAAGTCGGATGCTGCAGCTGCCGCCGTGGCCGCCGCCGAGACGGCCTCAAACGTCACCCAGATGGCGGCCGCCGCGGCTCGCGTCGAAAAGAAGGAATCCGCCGCTTCGGCTGCAGCAAGTGCTGCCGCCGCTGCCCAGAACAATGCCGCAGCCGGTCAGACGATCCGTGTCGATCTCGATCGCGTCGACCGCCTGATCAACCTCGTCGGCGAGCTGGTCATCAACCAGGCGATGCTCTCCCAGAGCGTCATCGAGAATGACACGACGGGCACATCGTCCATCAACATGGGTCTCGAAGAGCTGCAACAGCTCACCCGCGAGATCCAGGACTCGGTCATGGCGATCCGCGCGCAGCCGGTTAAGCCGGTCTTCCAGCGCATGTCGCGCATCGTTCGCGAAATCGCCGACATGACGGGCAAGACCATCCGCCTGATTACCGAAGGTGAAAACACCGAAGTCGACAAGACGGTCATCGACAAGCTGGCCGAACCACTGACGCACATGATCCGCAATGCGGTCGACCACGGCATCGAAACGCCGGAGAAGCGTGCAGCAGCCGGCAAGAATACCGAAGGCACGGTTCGTCTGACGGCAAAGCACCGTTCCGGCCGCATCCTGATCGAGCTCGTCGACGACGGCGCCGGCATCAATCGCGAGAAGGTTCGCCAGAAGGCAATCGACAACGATCTGATCCCCGCCGACGCTAACCTTTCGGACGAGGAAATCGACAACCTGATCTTCCTGCCCGGCTTCTCGACGGCCGATAAGATCTCCGACATTTCGGGCCGCGGCGTCGGCATGGACGTCGTCAAGCGCTCCATCCAGGCCCTTGGCGGCCGCATCAACATCACTTCGCGTCCGGGCCATGGCTCCGTCTTCACGATGAGCCTGCCGCTGACCCTCGCCGTCCTCGACGGCATGGTGGTCACGGTCGCCGGCCAGACGCTTGTGGTACCGCTGACCGCCATTGTCGAAACACTGCAGCCGGAAGCTGCTGCGATCCATTCATTCGGTGCGAACCACCGTCTGATCTCGATCCGTAACAGCTTCTGCCCGCTGGTCGATGTCGGCCGCATCCTGAACTTCCGCGCAACGCAAGCAAACCCGGTCGAAGGCGTCGCACTGCTGGTGGAATCCGAAGGCGGCGGTCAGCGCGCGCTCATGGTCGATGCGATCCAGGGCCAGCGTCAGGTGGTCATCAAGAGCCTCGAGGCGAACTATACGCATGTGCCGGGCATCGCTGCGGCAACGATCCTCGGCGACGGGCGCGTGGCGCTCATCCTCGATGTCGATGCCGTCGTCGGCGCCTCGCGCGGCCAGGCACTGAAACCCGAAATGTCGTTGGCAGCAGCTGGATAG
- the flhB gene encoding flagellar biosynthesis protein FlhB has product MADEDKDSKTEAPTAKKQADAAEKGNTPFSREVPIFATVLATFIYLTFYLPVGISRVSESLRDIFEQPDQWKIETGPDAMSLFVHLGWVSAVLLTPAMLLFMIFGVVASISQNLPTPVLERIRPQLSRLSPAKGFARIFSLPGLIEFGKSLFKILIVGVIMFFVLKSEYFNAIDAMFSDPQTFFERTMTIMRKIVLVVLFATAVVAIADFFWSRHHWFTELKMTRHEVKEENKQAQGDPFVKGRQRSLMRDRARRRMIANVERATLVIANPTHYAVALRYVREENDAPVVLAKGQDLIALKIREIAEKNGIPVFEDPPLARSMFAQVSIDSVIPSVFYKAVAELIHRVYAADARNKRVR; this is encoded by the coding sequence TTGGCTGATGAAGACAAGGACAGCAAAACAGAAGCCCCGACAGCGAAAAAGCAGGCCGATGCGGCCGAGAAGGGCAATACGCCCTTCTCACGCGAAGTGCCCATCTTTGCCACCGTTCTTGCGACCTTCATCTATCTGACCTTCTATCTGCCCGTCGGCATCAGCCGCGTCAGCGAATCGCTTCGCGACATCTTTGAGCAGCCGGACCAGTGGAAGATCGAGACCGGGCCGGACGCGATGTCGCTCTTCGTTCATCTCGGCTGGGTGAGCGCCGTGCTTCTCACGCCGGCCATGCTGCTGTTCATGATCTTCGGCGTCGTAGCATCCATAAGCCAGAATTTGCCCACTCCGGTTCTCGAACGCATCCGTCCGCAGCTGTCGCGCCTTTCGCCGGCCAAGGGCTTTGCGCGCATATTCAGCCTGCCCGGCCTGATCGAATTCGGCAAATCGCTGTTCAAGATCCTGATCGTCGGCGTGATCATGTTCTTCGTGCTGAAGAGCGAATATTTCAACGCGATCGATGCGATGTTCTCCGACCCGCAAACCTTCTTCGAGCGGACGATGACGATCATGCGCAAGATCGTGCTGGTCGTGCTTTTCGCGACAGCCGTCGTTGCGATCGCTGATTTCTTCTGGTCGCGGCATCACTGGTTCACCGAACTCAAGATGACGCGGCATGAAGTGAAGGAAGAAAACAAGCAGGCTCAGGGTGATCCCTTCGTGAAGGGCCGCCAGCGCTCGCTGATGCGAGACCGTGCCCGCCGCCGCATGATTGCCAATGTCGAACGCGCCACGCTCGTCATCGCCAACCCGACGCACTATGCCGTGGCCCTGCGCTACGTGCGCGAAGAAAACGATGCGCCAGTGGTTCTCGCCAAGGGTCAGGACCTCATTGCGTTGAAAATCAGAGAGATAGCCGAAAAGAACGGAATTCCGGTTTTCGAAGATCCGCCCCTTGCACGCTCCATGTTTGCGCAAGTCTCGATCGATAGTGTCATCCCGTCAGTATTCTACAAGGCAGTGGCGGAGCTCATTCACCGGGTTTACGCCGCCGACGCCAGGAACAAACGGGTAAGATAA
- a CDS encoding helix-turn-helix transcriptional regulator: MGHSSSRAMGSTEHIRSVRFNRISSRSDLFPRLVAMQKLADAQNFAVYRMSGSGLPAKQRLVCELENWGPSAAAASSKALVDAYGDALLDHIEKSLLPLSWAGGHDRAAPGSADFAPFMARLKDGNLPFSGLAFPVRLGAAGNGFVVFTGDYLDPGGDMIVELHGRSCQIMMDLLSLDERRAAAAEALSEREIACLQLAGDGRISEEIADKLGLSVHTVNAYLGSATIKLDSVNRIQAIAKAIRLGYIS, encoded by the coding sequence ATGGGGCATTCGTCAAGCAGGGCGATGGGTAGTACGGAACACATACGCAGCGTGCGCTTCAACAGGATAAGCAGCCGCTCCGACCTTTTCCCGCGGCTGGTGGCGATGCAGAAGCTGGCGGATGCCCAGAATTTTGCGGTCTACCGGATGAGCGGCTCAGGTCTGCCGGCGAAGCAGCGCCTGGTCTGCGAACTGGAAAACTGGGGACCTTCGGCAGCGGCGGCCTCAAGCAAGGCCCTTGTGGACGCTTATGGCGATGCGCTGCTGGACCATATCGAGAAATCACTCTTGCCTCTGTCCTGGGCCGGCGGCCATGATCGCGCCGCGCCCGGTTCAGCCGATTTCGCGCCGTTCATGGCGCGGCTGAAGGACGGCAACTTGCCATTTTCAGGCCTCGCTTTTCCGGTGCGGCTCGGTGCTGCAGGAAATGGCTTCGTCGTCTTCACCGGCGATTATCTTGATCCCGGCGGTGACATGATCGTAGAGCTTCATGGCCGTAGCTGCCAAATCATGATGGATCTGCTCTCGCTGGACGAACGCCGCGCGGCGGCGGCAGAAGCGTTGAGCGAGCGCGAGATCGCTTGCCTGCAGCTTGCCGGCGACGGACGCATCAGCGAAGAGATAGCTGACAAGCTCGGGCTCTCGGTTCATACGGTCAATGCTTACCTCGGCTCGGCGACGATCAAGCTGGATTCGGTCAATCGCATCCAGGCAATCGCCAAGGCAATTCGCCTAGGCTACATCAGCTGA
- the fliF gene encoding flagellar basal-body MS-ring/collar protein FliF yields MNLLNQLVQLIKNLGSLGRTRLLALAGVGVFSIAIILAAALFVNKPAQETLYVGLDTPDLNQISMALAEANIGFQVGSDGSSITVPAGMTGKARLLLAERGLPNSANAGYELFDNVGSLGLTSFMQEVTRVRALEGEIGRTIQSISGITAARVHIVMPEVGNFRKAEQKPTASVMIRASAAAGRSAATSIRHLVASAVPGLDVDDVTILDSAGQLLASGDEASNSSLNRSLNIVQNVQQEVESNIDKALAPFLGMDNFRSSVTADLNTDAQQIQETVYDPESKVERSVRTTKEASQSQQKQSDNATTVEQNVPQAAPEQGGSNSPESQDRSDKKEEQTNYEINSKTTATTRNSYEIEKLSIAVVVNKGRIAQMVGEPADQAKVDAYLAEMQKIVSSAAGISADRGDVVTVTAMDFLENQLLEDAAGGVRVLDMLSRNLAGIINSLAFLGVAFVVVWMGVRPLVRSISGGGAGVIGDTSSESVGLELPDFAPAGGAAAGGALMDGFGSDFGFDSTEDLLSLGDDDGNFNRRVKEGPERKLARMVEINEERAAKILRKWAVDNAA; encoded by the coding sequence ATGAATCTGTTAAATCAATTAGTTCAGCTCATTAAGAACTTAGGTTCGCTGGGGCGAACACGCTTGTTGGCGCTCGCTGGCGTTGGCGTTTTTTCAATTGCAATTATCTTGGCTGCTGCCCTTTTCGTCAACAAGCCGGCGCAGGAAACGCTCTATGTCGGCCTTGACACCCCTGACCTCAACCAGATCAGCATGGCTCTTGCGGAAGCCAATATCGGCTTCCAGGTCGGTTCCGACGGCTCAAGTATTACTGTGCCTGCCGGCATGACGGGCAAGGCCCGCCTGCTGCTTGCCGAGCGGGGCCTACCGAACAGCGCGAATGCAGGCTATGAACTCTTCGACAATGTCGGCTCACTCGGCCTCACCTCCTTCATGCAGGAAGTCACACGCGTGCGTGCGCTCGAAGGCGAGATAGGCCGCACCATCCAGTCCATTTCAGGCATCACCGCTGCTCGCGTCCATATCGTTATGCCGGAAGTCGGAAACTTCCGTAAGGCGGAGCAGAAGCCGACAGCCTCCGTCATGATCCGGGCAAGCGCTGCGGCTGGCCGCAGTGCCGCCACCTCGATTCGCCACCTCGTCGCCTCGGCTGTGCCGGGGCTTGATGTCGATGATGTGACGATTCTTGATTCCGCCGGCCAGCTGCTCGCATCTGGCGACGAGGCAAGCAACAGCTCGCTGAACCGCTCGCTGAACATCGTCCAGAACGTCCAGCAGGAAGTCGAATCGAATATCGACAAGGCGCTTGCTCCGTTCCTCGGCATGGATAATTTCCGCTCCAGCGTGACCGCCGATCTCAACACGGATGCGCAGCAGATCCAGGAAACCGTCTACGATCCGGAATCAAAGGTGGAGCGCTCCGTGCGCACGACCAAGGAAGCCTCGCAGTCGCAGCAGAAGCAGTCCGATAACGCAACGACCGTCGAGCAGAACGTTCCGCAGGCCGCCCCCGAGCAAGGTGGCAGCAATAGTCCGGAATCGCAGGACAGGTCGGACAAGAAGGAAGAGCAGACAAACTACGAGATCAACAGCAAGACGACCGCCACGACTCGCAACAGCTACGAGATCGAGAAGCTCTCGATCGCCGTTGTCGTCAACAAGGGCCGTATCGCCCAAATGGTCGGCGAACCTGCGGATCAGGCGAAGGTCGATGCTTATCTCGCCGAGATGCAGAAGATCGTCTCGTCGGCAGCCGGTATCAGTGCTGATCGCGGCGACGTCGTCACGGTGACGGCAATGGACTTCCTCGAGAACCAGCTTCTCGAAGATGCCGCCGGCGGCGTTCGCGTCCTCGATATGCTGAGCCGCAACCTGGCGGGCATCATCAACTCGCTGGCCTTCCTGGGCGTCGCCTTCGTGGTGGTCTGGATGGGCGTGCGGCCCCTGGTGCGCAGCATCAGCGGTGGCGGTGCGGGAGTCATCGGCGACACGTCTTCAGAAAGCGTTGGCCTGGAGCTGCCTGATTTCGCACCGGCCGGTGGAGCGGCTGCCGGCGGCGCGCTCATGGACGGCTTCGGTTCTGACTTCGGCTTCGACAGCACGGAGGATCTGCTCAGCCTGGGCGACGACGACGGAAACTTCAACCGCCGCGTCAAGGAAGGCCCGGAGCGGAAGCTCGCGCGAATGGTCGAGATCAACGAGGAACGCGCGGCGAAAATCCTCAGGAAATGGGCGGTGGACAACGCCGCCTAA
- the cheD gene encoding chemoreceptor glutamine deamidase CheD — protein MNVEAAARRVHIIQGEWKVLNDPTAVLTTILGSCVAACLRDPVAGVGGMNHFLLPGTGNTPMSGGDATRYGVHLMELLINGLLKQGARRDRLEAKIFGGAKTISTFSNVGEQNAAFAMQFLRDEGIPVVSFSTGGEHGRKLEYWPVSGRARQYPLTGAETQKTVALEQRPVAPHKPVETSIEFF, from the coding sequence ATGAATGTCGAGGCAGCAGCCCGCCGCGTTCATATCATTCAAGGCGAATGGAAGGTCCTGAATGATCCGACCGCGGTTTTGACGACCATCCTTGGTTCGTGTGTGGCTGCCTGTCTGCGCGATCCCGTGGCCGGTGTCGGCGGTATGAACCACTTTCTGCTCCCAGGCACGGGTAACACGCCGATGAGTGGCGGGGACGCGACGCGCTATGGCGTTCACCTGATGGAATTGCTGATCAACGGCCTTCTGAAGCAGGGCGCGCGCCGCGACCGCCTGGAGGCCAAGATTTTCGGCGGGGCGAAGACGATCTCGACTTTCTCCAATGTCGGCGAACAGAACGCCGCCTTCGCCATGCAGTTCCTGAGGGATGAAGGCATCCCGGTCGTCAGCTTCAGTACCGGCGGCGAACACGGCCGCAAGCTGGAATACTGGCCGGTTTCGGGCCGCGCGCGCCAGTACCCGCTGACCGGCGCTGAAACGCAGAAGACGGTGGCTCTCGAACAGCGCCCTGTCGCACCCCACAAGCCGGTCGAAACAAGTATCGAATTTTTCTGA
- a CDS encoding helix-turn-helix transcriptional regulator yields the protein MDMHILLKGENQAANFVGLQAVNLCSREELIGQLSEIADSGRLQVALRTLTDYVGASHYLLARSDLIQEAGLDFIVSSDWPFDLVKDLATSLTSSYARTTELEKCMQLFQPNFALLPDNADVPDGASRQYCSLTLNVGRSRLSLMFLFDDGFILSPERLRDVGLLASYLASSLRCGGARAERDFELTERELECLFWIAEGKTSDEIAMILGISRNTINNYITSVMRKTATKTRSEAIAFAVRNNLV from the coding sequence ATGGATATGCACATACTGCTTAAGGGCGAAAATCAGGCCGCGAATTTCGTTGGTCTCCAGGCCGTCAATCTTTGCTCTCGCGAGGAGCTCATTGGGCAGCTCAGCGAAATTGCCGACAGCGGGAGGTTGCAGGTCGCGCTTCGCACCCTGACCGACTACGTTGGAGCGTCGCATTACCTGCTGGCGCGATCCGACCTCATCCAGGAGGCCGGCCTCGATTTCATCGTGTCCTCGGACTGGCCGTTCGATCTCGTGAAGGACCTGGCGACGTCACTGACAAGCAGCTATGCACGCACGACCGAGCTGGAAAAGTGCATGCAGCTCTTCCAGCCAAATTTTGCTCTTCTGCCCGACAATGCCGACGTGCCGGATGGCGCCAGCCGCCAGTATTGTTCCTTGACGTTAAATGTCGGCCGTTCGCGGCTGTCGCTGATGTTCCTCTTCGATGACGGCTTCATCCTGTCACCGGAGCGGCTGCGGGACGTGGGACTCCTTGCAAGTTATCTCGCAAGTTCGCTCCGGTGCGGGGGCGCCCGGGCGGAGCGCGATTTTGAGCTGACGGAGCGGGAGCTCGAATGTCTCTTCTGGATCGCCGAGGGCAAAACCAGCGATGAGATCGCGATGATCCTCGGCATCTCCCGCAATACGATCAACAACTACATTACGAGCGTCATGCGAAAGACGGCAACCAAAACTCGCTCCGAGGCCATAGCGTTTGCGGTGAGAAATAATCTCGTCTGA
- the cheB gene encoding protein-glutamate O-methylesterase CheB encodes MSAPARVLVVDDSPTMRGLISAVLSSDPDVNVIGQAGDALEAREAIKKLNPDVVTLDIEMPNMNGLEFLEKIMRLRPMPVIMVSTMTHRGAEATLAALEIGAFDCVGKPAPGEPRPFGDLAEKVKAAARTQRQFVQPPAAPVPPVSVADFRVGRKIVAIGSSTGGVEALIAVLQKFPANCPPTVITQHMPPTFTKSFADRLNRLCAPVVEEATDGARLEIGKIYLAPGGERHLQVANASAPSCRLVERDPVNGHRPSVDVLFDSVAELAGRNAVGVILTGMGRDGAAGLLKMRHAGARTLGQNEKTCVVYGMPRVAYELGAVEQQLPLNAIGEEILKMTAARKEGTE; translated from the coding sequence ATGAGCGCACCGGCAAGAGTTCTCGTCGTTGACGACTCCCCGACGATGCGCGGGCTGATCAGCGCCGTCCTGAGTTCCGATCCGGACGTCAACGTCATCGGCCAGGCGGGCGATGCGCTGGAAGCGCGCGAGGCGATCAAAAAGCTCAATCCCGATGTCGTCACGCTCGACATCGAGATGCCGAACATGAACGGCCTGGAATTTCTCGAAAAGATCATGCGGCTTCGCCCCATGCCGGTCATCATGGTCTCCACCATGACGCATCGCGGCGCGGAGGCGACGCTCGCCGCGCTCGAGATCGGGGCCTTCGATTGCGTCGGAAAGCCTGCCCCCGGCGAGCCGCGTCCCTTCGGCGATCTGGCCGAGAAGGTCAAGGCTGCCGCGCGCACGCAGCGCCAGTTCGTGCAGCCGCCAGCAGCTCCGGTTCCGCCGGTATCGGTCGCCGATTTCCGGGTCGGACGCAAGATCGTCGCGATCGGTTCGTCGACGGGCGGCGTCGAAGCGCTGATCGCGGTGCTGCAGAAGTTTCCGGCAAACTGCCCGCCGACGGTCATCACCCAGCATATGCCGCCGACCTTCACGAAAAGCTTTGCCGACCGCCTCAATCGCCTCTGTGCTCCGGTCGTTGAAGAAGCGACGGATGGCGCACGTTTAGAGATTGGTAAGATTTATCTGGCACCAGGCGGGGAACGTCATTTGCAGGTCGCGAATGCGTCCGCACCCAGTTGCCGTCTCGTCGAGCGCGATCCGGTAAACGGCCATCGCCCCTCGGTCGACGTTCTCTTCGATTCCGTTGCCGAACTTGCCGGACGCAATGCGGTCGGCGTGATCCTGACAGGCATGGGCCGCGATGGCGCGGCTGGCCTCTTGAAGATGCGCCATGCCGGCGCGCGCACTCTCGGACAGAACGAAAAGACCTGCGTGGTCTATGGAATGCCGCGAGTGGCCTATGAACTCGGTGCCGTTGAGCAGCAGCTGCCACTGAATGCCATCGGCGAAGAAATACTGAAAATGACAGCCGCCCGAAAGGAAGGGACAGAATAA
- a CDS encoding response regulator: protein MSIAEKIKVLIVDDQVTSRLLLSDALTQLGFKQITAAGDGEQGMKIMAQQPHHLVISDFNMPKMDGLGLLQAVRTNPATKKAAFIILTAQGDRALVQKAAQLGANNVLAKPFTIEKMKAAIEAVFGALK, encoded by the coding sequence ATGTCGATTGCGGAGAAAATCAAAGTTCTGATCGTCGACGATCAGGTCACGAGCCGGTTGTTGCTCAGCGATGCGCTGACCCAGCTCGGCTTCAAGCAGATCACGGCTGCCGGCGACGGCGAGCAGGGCATGAAGATCATGGCCCAACAGCCGCATCATCTGGTGATCTCGGATTTCAACATGCCGAAGATGGATGGTCTCGGTCTGCTGCAGGCCGTACGCACCAATCCGGCAACCAAGAAGGCTGCCTTCATCATCCTGACTGCACAGGGCGATCGTGCTCTCGTGCAGAAGGCCGCTCAGCTCGGCGCCAACAACGTGCTTGCCAAGCCCTTCACCATCGAAAAGATGAAGGCGGCGATCGAAGCCGTGTTTGGAGCGCTGAAATGA
- a CDS encoding chemotaxis protein CheW, translating into MSYTVKNLSQGDRELIAFRIGDQEFCVNIMSVREIRGWTPATAMPHSPAHMKGVINLRGAVLPIIDLSARLGMKPAEPSVRHVIIVAQVRRKVVGLLVDAVSDILTVTDDNIQPTPEISSDLERQFARGILAIEKRMICLVELEALFPDTESEAA; encoded by the coding sequence ATGTCGTACACCGTGAAAAATCTGAGCCAGGGGGATCGCGAGCTCATCGCGTTCCGCATCGGCGACCAGGAATTTTGCGTAAACATCATGTCGGTTCGCGAAATCCGCGGCTGGACGCCGGCAACGGCCATGCCGCATTCGCCGGCTCACATGAAGGGCGTCATCAACCTGCGCGGCGCGGTGCTGCCGATCATCGATCTTTCGGCGCGGCTCGGCATGAAACCCGCCGAGCCGTCGGTACGCCACGTCATCATTGTCGCGCAGGTCCGGCGGAAGGTTGTCGGCCTGCTCGTCGACGCGGTCTCGGACATCCTCACTGTCACCGACGACAATATTCAACCGACGCCGGAAATCTCTTCCGACCTAGAGCGCCAGTTTGCCCGGGGCATTCTTGCGATCGAAAAGCGGATGATCTGCCTGGTCGAATTGGAAGCCCTGTTCCCCGATACCGAAAGCGAAGCTGCATGA